Proteins encoded by one window of Sorangium aterium:
- a CDS encoding serine/threonine-protein kinase: MIDASTLGKELAGRYSVEGLLGVGSMGAVFRARHLALARVVAIKVLTGHTEPNAGERMLREARISALIKSPHVVSCYDFGFLSSRSPFMVMEYVGGPSLAARLQGGPLPLDDLRRYMLHAARGMAAATELGVMHRDLKPSNMLIAPSGELKVADFGLARLTATTGPSALREQPLTAMGTVLGTPFYMAPEQAWSPQESDTRADIYSYGASFYHAATGQRPFEEQELLPLLLAHRQDIPARPRALRPELDEDVQAVLERCLAKDPKDRFQSFEEIDTALVGAQSTRWGDPHDLTLRVYMEQYKRFRPALLSGGPAGPVTAFQFHGDRTLSIVRANIAGVSADALVSADDGQLTMSGGVALALNHASGGVCHMETRKYVPVRHGGVVVSSAGRLNARFVFHAITLDWDHVATYRPTRDLILRLLEGCFYHADTMKLRSMALPLLGAGRAGFAPAECLDTMVEFLVKAMLLGGTGLSHVTIVLREGAGV; the protein is encoded by the coding sequence ATGATCGACGCGTCAACGCTGGGCAAGGAGCTCGCGGGCCGGTACAGCGTGGAGGGGTTGCTCGGCGTGGGCTCGATGGGCGCCGTCTTCCGCGCGCGCCACCTCGCGCTCGCTCGGGTCGTGGCGATCAAGGTGCTCACCGGGCACACGGAGCCGAACGCCGGGGAGCGGATGCTGCGCGAGGCGCGCATCTCGGCGCTCATCAAGTCGCCGCACGTGGTGAGCTGCTACGACTTCGGCTTCCTGTCGAGCCGATCGCCGTTCATGGTGATGGAATACGTGGGCGGCCCGTCGCTGGCCGCGCGGCTCCAGGGCGGCCCGCTGCCGCTCGACGATCTGCGGCGTTACATGCTCCACGCGGCGCGGGGGATGGCCGCTGCGACGGAGCTCGGCGTGATGCACCGCGACCTGAAGCCGTCGAACATGCTGATCGCGCCGTCAGGGGAGCTGAAGGTCGCCGACTTCGGCCTCGCGCGCCTGACCGCCACGACGGGGCCGTCCGCGCTCCGGGAGCAGCCCCTCACCGCGATGGGGACGGTGCTGGGGACGCCGTTCTACATGGCGCCCGAGCAGGCGTGGAGCCCGCAGGAGAGCGACACGCGCGCGGACATCTACAGCTATGGCGCGTCGTTCTACCACGCGGCCACGGGGCAGCGGCCGTTCGAGGAGCAGGAGCTCCTGCCGCTCCTGCTCGCGCACCGGCAGGACATCCCGGCCCGGCCGCGGGCGCTCCGTCCCGAGCTCGACGAGGACGTGCAGGCCGTCCTGGAGCGCTGCCTGGCCAAGGACCCGAAGGACCGCTTCCAGTCCTTCGAGGAGATCGACACGGCTCTCGTGGGCGCCCAGAGCACCCGCTGGGGGGACCCGCACGACCTGACGCTCCGCGTGTACATGGAGCAGTACAAGCGCTTCCGGCCCGCCCTCCTGTCGGGCGGCCCTGCGGGGCCGGTCACGGCCTTCCAGTTCCACGGCGACAGGACGCTCTCGATCGTGCGCGCGAACATCGCAGGCGTGTCGGCCGACGCGCTCGTGAGCGCGGACGACGGGCAGCTCACGATGTCGGGCGGCGTGGCGCTCGCCCTGAACCACGCGAGCGGCGGCGTGTGCCACATGGAGACGCGCAAGTACGTTCCCGTGCGTCACGGCGGGGTGGTGGTCAGCTCCGCTGGCAGGTTGAACGCGCGGTTCGTGTTTCACGCGATCACGCTCGACTGGGATCACGTGGCGACCTACAGGCCGACGCGCGACCTCATCCTGCGGCTCCTGGAAGGGTGCTTTTATCACGCGGACACGATGAAGCTCCGGAGCATGGCGCTGCCGCTGCTCGGGGCGGGGAGGGCGGGATTCGCCCCTGCCGAGTGCCTCGACACGATGGTGGAGTTCCTCGTGAAGGCGATGCTCCTCGGCGGGACCGGGCTATCCCATGTGACGATCGTTCTGCGGGAGGGCGCTGGGGTCTGA
- a CDS encoding IS481 family transposase, with translation MPWKETCSVDERLRFIAQVNESDETFAELCRRFGISRKTGYKWVERYEQAGPSGLEERRPVARSFPHATPAALIDALIALRKERPTWGPKKLRARLESLGVEGLPATSTIGELLKKHGLIRPRRRRVVTPTTAMPSPLAPAEQPNDTWCADFKGHFALGDRTRCHPLTLTDQASRYLLKCEGVAKPDEASVRPHFERAFREFGLPHRIRSDNGPPFATIGIGGLSALSVSWIKLGIHPERIEPGKPQQNGRHERMHKTLKAEATSPPEANLAAQQRVFDRFRHEYNDQRPHEALGQRTPASRYTPSRRSMPSKPSSPEYPDTMAIRRLDDQGRMLFGGAQTTVSSLLAGEPVGLIPSADDVWELYYGPVLLAQVTLKNKELKLARAR, from the coding sequence GTGCCCTGGAAAGAGACATGTTCAGTGGACGAGAGGCTTCGATTCATCGCGCAGGTCAACGAGTCGGACGAGACGTTCGCGGAGCTGTGCCGGCGGTTCGGCATCAGCCGGAAGACGGGGTACAAGTGGGTGGAGCGCTACGAGCAGGCCGGACCGAGCGGGCTGGAGGAGCGGCGGCCCGTGGCGCGCTCGTTCCCGCATGCGACGCCAGCGGCGCTCATCGACGCGCTGATCGCGCTGCGGAAGGAGCGCCCCACGTGGGGGCCGAAGAAGCTGCGTGCGCGGCTGGAGAGCCTGGGCGTCGAGGGGCTGCCAGCAACGAGCACCATCGGCGAGTTGCTCAAGAAGCACGGGCTGATCCGGCCCCGTCGGCGCCGCGTAGTGACGCCGACGACCGCGATGCCGTCGCCGCTGGCTCCAGCCGAGCAGCCGAATGACACGTGGTGCGCCGATTTCAAAGGGCACTTCGCGCTCGGCGACAGGACGCGCTGCCACCCGCTGACGTTGACGGACCAGGCGTCGCGGTACCTGCTCAAGTGCGAGGGCGTGGCGAAGCCGGACGAGGCCTCGGTGCGGCCGCACTTCGAGCGCGCGTTCCGCGAGTTCGGGCTGCCGCACCGCATCCGCTCCGATAACGGGCCGCCGTTCGCCACGATTGGCATCGGTGGGCTCTCGGCGCTCTCGGTCAGCTGGATCAAGCTCGGCATTCATCCCGAGCGGATCGAGCCCGGTAAGCCGCAGCAGAACGGCCGCCACGAGCGAATGCACAAGACGTTGAAGGCGGAGGCGACATCGCCGCCAGAAGCCAACTTGGCAGCGCAGCAGCGCGTCTTCGATCGGTTTCGGCACGAGTACAATGATCAGCGTCCGCACGAGGCGCTCGGCCAGAGGACGCCGGCTTCGCGCTACACGCCCTCGCGCCGCTCGATGCCGAGCAAGCCCTCGTCGCCGGAGTACCCGGACACGATGGCCATTCGACGCCTTGACGACCAAGGACGGATGCTGTTCGGGGGCGCGCAGACCACCGTCTCCTCACTGCTCGCCGGCGAGCCCGTGGGGCTGATTCCGAGCGCCGATGACGTCTGGGAGCTGTACTACGGCCCGGTTCTGCTCGCGCAGGTCACCCTGAAGAACAAGGAGCTGAAGCTGGCCAGGGCGCGGTGA
- a CDS encoding tetratricopeptide repeat protein produces the protein MERSPDWLSLCTDGTDLAAEDAAALETHLLKSSNDIEARAKLLGFYFTSPDDDSQQRRADHIHWLIAHRPEIHLGAFARIHPEYYPDAYNEAKRLWLSTVSNSPDDLAVLRNAGSFLASEDPDIAEELYKRGAAIDPGTSDWRQLLGGLHFTSSSRSTSSEERTRFAREALAEYEAALTLERCSLEALGILMDIADAAVMSENYERATEAAERLLADAADHADTFQYGNAVHYAHITLGKIALARNDPASAAEHLRAAGEVRGSPQLNTFGPDFELASRLLSMGQRDAVVDYIDGCKKFWESGASRLAKWTLAIERGETPDFSKR, from the coding sequence ATGGAACGCTCGCCCGACTGGCTCTCCCTATGCACCGACGGCACCGACCTGGCAGCGGAAGATGCTGCAGCCCTCGAGACTCACCTGCTGAAGAGCTCGAACGACATCGAAGCGCGCGCTAAATTGCTCGGGTTCTATTTCACGAGCCCGGACGATGACTCTCAGCAGCGACGAGCAGACCACATTCACTGGCTGATCGCACATCGCCCAGAAATCCACCTTGGTGCCTTCGCGCGCATTCATCCGGAATATTACCCGGATGCATACAACGAGGCGAAACGCCTCTGGCTGAGCACGGTATCCAACAGCCCTGACGACCTCGCTGTCCTCAGGAACGCCGGCAGCTTTCTTGCGTCCGAAGATCCAGACATAGCTGAAGAGCTGTACAAGCGAGGAGCCGCGATCGACCCGGGCACGTCGGACTGGCGACAGCTCCTAGGAGGGCTGCACTTCACGTCCAGCAGTCGATCCACATCGAGCGAAGAACGCACACGATTTGCGCGGGAGGCGCTCGCGGAATACGAAGCGGCGCTCACACTTGAGCGCTGCTCGCTAGAAGCACTCGGAATCCTCATGGACATCGCAGATGCGGCAGTCATGTCCGAGAACTACGAGCGAGCGACCGAAGCCGCGGAGCGACTGCTTGCCGATGCCGCGGATCACGCCGACACATTTCAGTATGGGAATGCCGTACATTACGCGCACATCACCCTGGGAAAGATCGCGTTGGCACGCAACGATCCGGCCAGCGCAGCAGAACACCTGCGGGCCGCAGGCGAGGTCCGCGGCTCGCCACAACTCAACACATTTGGGCCCGATTTCGAGCTCGCATCCCGATTGCTCTCCATGGGGCAGAGAGACGCCGTTGTCGACTACATCGACGGTTGCAAGAAGTTCTGGGAGAGCGGCGCATCACGGCTCGCCAAATGGACGCTCGCCATCGAACGCGGCGAAACACCAGACTTCTCAAAGCGCTGA